TGGACATGGAATCCTCGGCCAGGAGGATGCGCTCGGCCGGGACGCCGAGTTGGATGGCCAGTTTGCGGGAGACGGCGGCGGCCGAGGAGCGGTCGCCGGGGAACCCGCCCGTGCAAATGAGGTAGGGGGCGAGTCCGGCGCGGAACAGGTTGGCGCTGTGGGTGGTGCGGCTGGTGAGGTCGGGGCCAGGGGAGCCGTCGGCCAGGACGCGCGCGCCCAGCGTTACGATGGCGTCGGCGGGCGCGGCCTGGTCCCACAAGCCGTACAGGTTGACCGCCGCGCATAGGGCCAGGAACGCCGCCCCCAGGCCTATCAACCCCCAGAGAACGATCCGCTTCATGGTTGTGCGATCTGCGCTCCGTAGTCTATGGGCATTATAGCGGGCGCGGGGAGAATGGCAAAACGCGACGTGGGGCACGCGGCGGAACACGACCATCGCGGGCCGACATGAGTGGCGGATTTTGGCGAAACGGTGAACCTGTGGCAAAGTATGCGGGTCTATTGTTTAGGGCCCACGCAGGCATCCTGCTGCAAACCTGCTGCCCGTCGGAGAGAGGACTATGCTCGCACGGTTTGCGCTGCGCCGCATCGTTGCCGGAATCCTGGTGTTGTTCGCCATCACCTACGTGGCGTACTTCACCCAGGACCTGGCCATGCGCCAGCGCCTGCTGCAACCCGCGCCCATCGGCGAAGTCGCGCAGCAGGCATGGGGGCAGACGCTGACCCTGTGGAAGGGCATCCCTCGCGGCGACTGGGGGGAGTACACCCGCAGCACGGGCTACATGCTCCGCCAGGGCGAGCGCGTACCCATCGCGCAACTGGTTAGGACCTCGCTGTGGAACAGTTCGGTGCTGTTGCTGCTGGCGCTGGTCTTCGGCGGCGTGGTCGGGGGGCTGCTGGGCATCGCGGCCGCCGCGATCCGCCGACGGACCGTGTCGTTGTCCATGCTTCTGCTTTCCGTCATCGGCGTGTCCACTCCCAGTTTCTTCCTGGCCGTGCTGCTGCAATTGGGGGCGATTGAGTTCTACAAGCGCACGGGTACGCGGCTGGTGCCCGTCGGGGGGTTCGGCTGGGACTCCCACATGGTGTTGCCGGTGCTGGTGCTGGCGGCGCGGCCCGTGGCCCAGGTGGCGCGCCTCACCTCGGTGTACATGGAGAACCTCATCGGCGAGGACTTCGTGCGCACAGCGCGCGCCAAAGGGCTGCCCAGTTCCGAGATCTGGTTCGGTCACATTCTGCCGAATGCCGCCGGGACCGTGCTCACGGCCATCGTGTCCTCGCTGCGGTTCGCGCTCAGCAGCCTGCCGGTGGTGGAGGTTTTCTTCGGGTGGCCGGGCCTGGGCAAGCATCTGCTGGAGCGCCTTCAGGTCTACGACATGGACGCGGCATCCGCGTTGGTGCTGGCAACGGGGTTCTTCTTCGTCCTGGTGAACGGTATCATGGATTTTGCCTATCGGTTGCTGGATCCGCGGTTGCGTCGCGCACAGGATACGGGTTCGGCGCAGATGGAGATCAGCAACTGGCTGGAACTGGCGTGGACGGGCCTTGTGCGCGCCATTACCCTGCGGGGGCTGCGCGAACGGCGCAGAAAAGCGAAGGATCTGGCTCCCCTGCCGGTGGACGCCCGCATGAGCCAGGAGTCGGCAGAGGAGATGTCGCGCCTGGCGCAGTCCATGCGCTGGGGGCGGCTCCGTGCGTGGCGCAAGGCGACGGTCGGCAATCCTGCGCTGGCCCTCGGCGCGATTTTGGGCGTGGGGTTGCTGGTCGTCGTTCTGGCGGGGCCGAGTCTGGCGCCCCACAACCCCTACACGACGGCGAGCCGCGTGGACATCGGGGGAATCACGTACACGCCGCCGTTCAGGCCGTCGGACGTCTTCCCGCTGGGGAGCGATGCGCAAGGGCGCGACATTCTGAGCCTACTGCTCACGGGCGCGCGCCGCACCCTGATGTTGGCCCTGCTGGCCGTGGCGGGCCGGCTGGTCATCGGCGGGGTTTTCGGATTCCTCGCAGGCTGGTTTCACGACACGCTGCTGGACCGCGCGCTGATGGCCCTGGGCGAGATGGTGAATTCGTTCCCCGCGTTGCTCCTGGCGACGCTGGTGGTCTATGCGGCCGGCATACGCCAGGGGCTGTATGCGTTCGTGTTCGGCCTGCTGGTCATCGGCTGGCCGGAGGTGATGCAGAACATCCGCGCCCAGGTCATTTCGGTGCGCCCCATGGCGTACATTGAGGGCGCCGTCGCGACGGGCGCGGGGCAAGGTCAGATTCTCACGCGGCACGTCCTGCCCAACATCTGGCCCACGATGGTCAGCCTCGCGTTTCTGGAGATGGGTGGCGCCCTCATGATTCTGGGGGAACTGGGGTTCTTGGGCGTGTTCATCGGCGGGGGGTTCGCGGCAGAAGGCGAGGGCGGGCCGCCGCTCCTCACCTACTACGACATCCCCGAATGGGGCGTGATGCTCGCCAATTCCTGGCGCTCGTTCCGCAGTTTCCCGTGGGCCACGGTGTACCCGGCGCTGGCGTTCCTGATTGCCATCGTAACCTTCACCCTGATGGGCGAGGGGCTGCGGCGGCTGTCCGAGGAACTGACCTTGAGCATGAAAGCGCTGTTCAATCGCTACACGCTGCTGGTGGCGTGCGTGGTGCTCGGTGTCGGCGTCTGGACGATGCAGAGCACGGGCATTTGGGCGCGGTACAAGCCGCTGGCCGAGACCTTTGACGTGAATCGGGCTATGGCGGACGTGGCGACCCTGGCGGGGCCGGAGTTCGGCGGGCGGCAGATTGGCACGCCGGGCGCCGAGGCCGCCGCCGATTGGATCGCACGCCAATTTGAGGACTTGGGCCTGGTAACGGCGGGGGAGAACTGGACCTACTTCCAGACGATTCGCAGCCGCATCGTGGCGCTCCAGGGTCAGACGACCCTTGAGGCGTGGGGCGCGACGGGCCAACACCTGACGCTCCGCATAGGCGTGGACTTCTCCGAAACGACTGAGCTGTTCTCCAGGCAGGCCCTTGTGGCGGAGGGCCCCATCGTGTATGTGGCCGTGAAGGCTGTGCCCGACGGCAACCTGAGCACGGTCAGGGCTGCTCTTGGGCTGTCGGAGGCCGACGCGACCCGGACAGATCGCATTCTGTTGCTGGAATACGAAGACAGGTGGCTGACCACGTACCCCTTCTTCTACGGGGCAGGGGCCTCGCCGATGTACATGGGTGCGCAGGCGGCGCTTGTCATCACCGACGATCCCGACGTGATGCTCCGCCGCGAGTTGCCCGGCTCACCCATGCCCGACACAGGGCTGACGATGCGGCCCATGCCGGTGCTGTGGATCACGCCCGACGCGGCAGACCGCATCCTGAGCGGTTCGGGATACAATCTGGCTGCGCTGCGCGACCGCAGGGCGGCACTCGCCGACGGCGAGGGGTTCCACGTGGCGACCCGTGCGCGGGCGCGGGCGCAGTTCGCCGCCGTAGAACAGCAGGACATCACTTACCGCAACGTGATGGCCATGTGGCCGGGCGAGGACGTGGCGCTGGATTCGGAGATGGTGGTCCTCATGGCCTACTACGACGGGCTGGGCGTGGGCAATGGCGTGCTGTATCCGGGCGCCAACGACAACGCCAGCGGCGTGGCCACCCTCCTGGAACTCATC
This window of the Chloroflexota bacterium genome carries:
- a CDS encoding YdcF family protein; translation: MKRIVLWGLIGLGAAFLALCAAVNLYGLWDQAAPADAIVTLGARVLADGSPGPDLTSRTTHSANLFRAGLAPYLICTGGFPGDRSSAAAVSRKLAIQLGVPAERILLAEDSMSTQEDAEQVARLMRERHWSSAIVVSHPLHLLRARILFEREGIHALTSPTPLAAGETSLDTRVYYTVREALGVIAALLPKDWTRSLPGVSTHIPTRTGVSLRTAEIPR
- a CDS encoding ABC transporter permease subunit, with protein sequence MLARFALRRIVAGILVLFAITYVAYFTQDLAMRQRLLQPAPIGEVAQQAWGQTLTLWKGIPRGDWGEYTRSTGYMLRQGERVPIAQLVRTSLWNSSVLLLLALVFGGVVGGLLGIAAAAIRRRTVSLSMLLLSVIGVSTPSFFLAVLLQLGAIEFYKRTGTRLVPVGGFGWDSHMVLPVLVLAARPVAQVARLTSVYMENLIGEDFVRTARAKGLPSSEIWFGHILPNAAGTVLTAIVSSLRFALSSLPVVEVFFGWPGLGKHLLERLQVYDMDAASALVLATGFFFVLVNGIMDFAYRLLDPRLRRAQDTGSAQMEISNWLELAWTGLVRAITLRGLRERRRKAKDLAPLPVDARMSQESAEEMSRLAQSMRWGRLRAWRKATVGNPALALGAILGVGLLVVVLAGPSLAPHNPYTTASRVDIGGITYTPPFRPSDVFPLGSDAQGRDILSLLLTGARRTLMLALLAVAGRLVIGGVFGFLAGWFHDTLLDRALMALGEMVNSFPALLLATLVVYAAGIRQGLYAFVFGLLVIGWPEVMQNIRAQVISVRPMAYIEGAVATGAGQGQILTRHVLPNIWPTMVSLAFLEMGGALMILGELGFLGVFIGGGFAAEGEGGPPLLTYYDIPEWGVMLANSWRSFRSFPWATVYPALAFLIAIVTFTLMGEGLRRLSEELTLSMKALFNRYTLLVACVVLGVGVWTMQSTGIWARYKPLAETFDVNRAMADVATLAGPEFGGRQIGTPGAEAAADWIARQFEDLGLVTAGENWTYFQTIRSRIVALQGQTTLEAWGATGQHLTLRIGVDFSETTELFSRQALVAEGPIVYVAVKAVPDGNLSTVRAALGLSEADATRTDRILLLEYEDRWLTTYPFFYGAGASPMYMGAQAALVITDDPDVMLRRELPGSPMPDTGLTMRPMPVLWITPDAADRILSGSGYNLAALRDRRAALADGEGFHVATRARARAQFAAVEQQDITYRNVMAMWPGEDVALDSEMVVLMAYYDGLGVGNGVLYPGANDNASGVATLLELIRSWKAWDFKPKRTVLFVAWAGGELHQTPALYQYLGTRSGLSDLKVVAVFEVEGVGAGDGDAVLAWRSSSDRITEMVQMGARRLGITVKTAGLGLHAPYHLSQRLQTNYPMITLSWPGTDAHSHIPGDSPDAVDAAKIGRAGRLLSLTAAVLATDTAY